A genome region from Pseudomonas sp. S06B 330 includes the following:
- a CDS encoding autotransporter outer membrane beta-barrel domain-containing protein: MKHNTLCALPLDHLAHNRLALAISLILGSLSYLPIMDAQAEEAEITVELMEEPRPSEAGLNIGRFALLGLLGVPAPISVTVAAGVGISSGAADSSSVLLRAANSIGVKANAGVQISFEQGSVLNSAVTGATANGQKGVLAVESGKISGSGVTIEMVPKTAAGAALTANNMTGVSAQNGGEVSLTESTVTMGGLAGSNNVGLLATAAGSLINFSGGDISTLAKGSVAVHAKDGASIVLSNGTTVTSTGAASGTTISHGLKAEGASRISATDVTVNTSGASASGARAEGASEITLTDSTFNTTNAATSTTTTAVLHALDGSQINASGLNVTATGNHVGGVRAEAANVSLKDSTVSVNGAGNLINPAAAARAMTGGSLLIDNSTLATQGMYGHGVSVEGPGAQAQVSNSDISVLGARSIGLNISGGAQAQVTNSTFAVGAIAAGPWSPGVLVDGAGSTLVMRDSTVSTSPKTSYGVSAGNGADIKITNGSVSTLGDYSTAISAGNATITADNVNVYTAGNDNAMGVVANQNSTVILNGGTVTTSGDGSPVPSNLTFPHALASRNEGALLIANGTHLLTTGQQAYGAAVDDGGSMQLNGVSVRTEGDRSLGLYAGIGTPKPGNVALEANSVTVETFGANASGARVSRNFKPDQTATLSLKDSSVRTHGDNAVGLQAERGGELLAENSVASTSGVGAHGVLVSNAPSAATLKQASVIATGDQAHGMLVRDGGQLSAAQSTVSAAGNDASALRLQGDSTDISQVDLSGSVLHNQHGATVAVAGVGDIDFEDVITSGSGQWLQVDAGATEPGLANINLASSLVTGSALTAQGSTSNLSMSDTSLWHLTDDSNLSTLSNANSLIDFSAPTGGKYKTLTANQYHGNNGTIALNTYLYDDQSPSDKLVIDGGKATGSSNLQIKNAGGPGALTKGNGIQVVDAKNGGTTEEQAFRLLSRVKAGPYEYTLHRASLDDSNTQAWYLRSTKDAKPVDPDPVDPKPVDPDPVDPKPVDPKPVDPKPVDPKPVDPTPVDPKPVDPKPVDPKPVDPTPKPVDNDPSPAPQVPNYRPETSLYSAIPGMTLRYSRMLVDTLHERMGEEVRNAVDPLPVDAQSDYGPSLGWGRLIYGQGEQDLGNGGGYDYSQHAFQVGIDLYHNEDTDGSTDQAGISLSAGKITGDIEHTDGSSAGDSKVRATGLGGYWTHYGPAGWYLDGVLQFNHFDIQAHPQDLPRFNTKGKGITASLEAGYPFKLNKDESLKIEPQAQVIVTKVKIDDAHDAGANVRFEDVDSLTGRLGVRIDKDMFREDDKGKLHRTNVWVRPSIWHEFKGQPKTEFSSNDGFVPFTTDMGGTWTEVNLGVDYQVSEKTTIHVNAGYEKGLDNDSHGYEGMLGIKVKF, from the coding sequence ATGAAACATAACACCTTGTGTGCACTGCCTCTGGACCACCTGGCTCACAACCGTCTGGCCCTGGCGATCAGTCTGATTCTGGGTAGCCTGAGTTACCTGCCGATCATGGATGCGCAAGCAGAGGAAGCAGAAATAACCGTCGAACTTATGGAAGAGCCACGCCCCTCTGAAGCGGGCTTGAACATTGGCCGCTTCGCCCTGCTCGGGCTGCTTGGCGTACCTGCACCTATCTCGGTCACCGTGGCTGCTGGCGTGGGTATCAGCAGCGGTGCTGCAGACAGTTCCAGCGTGCTCCTGCGCGCAGCCAACTCCATCGGGGTTAAGGCCAACGCCGGGGTCCAGATCAGCTTCGAACAAGGTTCTGTGCTCAACAGCGCCGTGACCGGCGCTACCGCCAATGGCCAGAAAGGCGTGTTGGCGGTAGAGAGTGGCAAGATCAGCGGCAGCGGCGTGACCATCGAAATGGTGCCAAAAACCGCCGCAGGCGCTGCTTTGACCGCCAACAACATGACCGGCGTGAGCGCGCAAAACGGCGGTGAGGTCAGCCTGACAGAGAGTACAGTCACCATGGGCGGCCTGGCTGGCAGCAACAATGTTGGCCTACTGGCAACGGCGGCAGGCAGCCTTATCAACTTCAGCGGTGGTGATATCAGCACCCTGGCCAAGGGCTCCGTCGCTGTGCACGCCAAAGACGGTGCCAGCATCGTCCTGAGCAATGGCACTACCGTCACCAGCACGGGCGCGGCCAGTGGTACCACCATCAGCCACGGCCTCAAAGCCGAAGGTGCCAGCCGCATCAGCGCCACTGACGTCACCGTCAACACCAGTGGTGCCTCGGCCAGCGGTGCCCGTGCCGAAGGCGCTAGTGAAATCACCCTGACCGACAGCACCTTCAACACCACCAACGCGGCAACCAGCACCACCACTACGGCGGTGCTGCATGCGCTGGATGGCTCGCAGATCAACGCCAGTGGGCTGAACGTCACGGCCACCGGCAACCACGTTGGCGGTGTACGCGCCGAAGCCGCCAACGTTTCGCTCAAAGACAGCACGGTCAGTGTCAACGGTGCCGGTAACCTGATCAATCCCGCTGCCGCTGCCCGGGCCATGACCGGTGGCAGCTTGTTGATCGACAACAGTACGCTGGCCACCCAGGGCATGTACGGCCACGGTGTGTCTGTCGAAGGCCCAGGCGCCCAGGCTCAGGTGTCCAACAGCGATATCTCGGTACTCGGAGCCCGCTCCATTGGCCTGAACATCAGCGGCGGCGCTCAGGCCCAGGTGACTAACAGCACGTTTGCCGTGGGCGCCATCGCCGCAGGCCCTTGGTCGCCCGGTGTGTTGGTCGACGGGGCTGGCTCGACCTTGGTGATGCGTGACAGCACAGTGAGCACTTCGCCGAAAACCAGCTACGGCGTTAGCGCAGGCAACGGTGCTGATATCAAGATCACCAATGGCAGCGTCAGCACCCTGGGTGATTACTCCACCGCGATCAGCGCCGGTAACGCAACGATCACTGCCGACAACGTCAACGTCTACACCGCAGGTAACGACAATGCCATGGGCGTGGTGGCCAACCAGAACTCCACGGTGATTCTCAATGGCGGCACCGTGACCACTAGCGGCGACGGCTCACCGGTACCGTCCAACCTGACCTTCCCGCATGCCCTGGCCTCGCGTAATGAAGGCGCGCTGCTGATCGCCAACGGCACCCACCTGCTGACCACCGGCCAGCAGGCCTATGGCGCGGCCGTGGATGACGGCGGCAGCATGCAGCTCAATGGCGTATCGGTGCGCACCGAAGGCGACCGTTCCCTGGGCCTGTACGCTGGCATCGGCACACCAAAACCCGGCAATGTCGCTCTGGAGGCCAATAGCGTTACCGTTGAGACCTTTGGCGCCAATGCCAGCGGCGCTCGTGTCAGCCGTAACTTCAAACCCGACCAGACCGCCACCCTGAGCCTCAAGGACTCCAGCGTCCGCACCCACGGCGATAACGCCGTCGGCCTGCAGGCCGAGCGCGGCGGTGAACTGCTGGCCGAGAACAGCGTTGCCAGCACCAGCGGTGTCGGTGCCCACGGCGTGCTGGTCAGCAACGCGCCAAGCGCGGCAACCCTCAAGCAGGCCAGTGTGATTGCCACCGGCGATCAGGCCCATGGCATGTTGGTCAGGGACGGTGGCCAGCTCAGTGCAGCACAGTCGACCGTGAGCGCCGCGGGCAACGACGCTTCGGCCCTGCGCCTGCAAGGCGACAGCACCGACATCAGCCAGGTCGACCTGAGCGGCAGCGTGCTGCACAACCAGCACGGCGCCACCGTAGCGGTGGCCGGTGTGGGTGACATCGACTTTGAGGATGTGATCACCAGCGGCAGCGGCCAATGGCTGCAGGTCGATGCCGGTGCAACTGAGCCGGGCCTGGCCAATATCAACCTGGCCAGCTCCCTGGTCACCGGTTCCGCCCTTACCGCGCAAGGCAGCACCTCAAACCTGAGCATGAGCGACACCAGCCTGTGGCACCTCACCGATGACTCCAACCTGAGCACCCTGAGCAACGCCAACAGCCTGATCGACTTCAGCGCCCCAACTGGCGGAAAATACAAAACCCTCACGGCCAATCAGTACCATGGCAACAACGGCACCATCGCCCTCAACACCTACCTGTACGACGACCAATCACCGTCAGACAAACTGGTGATTGACGGCGGCAAGGCCACTGGCAGCAGCAACCTGCAGATCAAGAACGCCGGCGGCCCTGGCGCCTTGACCAAAGGTAACGGCATTCAGGTGGTCGATGCCAAAAACGGCGGGACTACCGAGGAACAAGCCTTCAGACTGCTCAGCCGGGTCAAGGCCGGCCCTTATGAATACACCCTGCACCGCGCCAGCCTTGACGATAGCAACACCCAAGCCTGGTACCTGCGTTCGACCAAAGACGCCAAACCTGTTGACCCCGATCCGGTCGACCCGAAACCGGTTGATCCCGATCCTGTTGATCCAAAACCAGTGGACCCGAAACCTGTCGATCCAAAACCGGTTGATCCAAAACCTGTCGACCCAACACCTGTCGATCCAAAACCGGTTGATCCGAAGCCAGTCGATCCAAAACCTGTCGACCCAACACCTAAGCCTGTCGACAACGACCCAAGTCCTGCACCTCAGGTGCCGAACTACCGCCCGGAAACTTCGCTGTACAGCGCGATCCCTGGCATGACCCTGCGCTACAGCCGCATGCTGGTCGACACCCTGCACGAGCGGATGGGTGAAGAAGTTCGCAACGCAGTCGACCCGCTCCCGGTCGACGCGCAAAGCGACTACGGTCCCTCGCTGGGCTGGGGCCGTTTGATCTATGGCCAGGGCGAACAGGACCTGGGCAATGGCGGCGGCTATGACTACAGCCAGCACGCCTTCCAGGTCGGTATCGACCTGTACCACAACGAAGACACCGATGGCAGCACCGATCAAGCCGGGATCTCGCTGTCGGCTGGCAAAATCACTGGTGATATCGAACACACCGATGGCAGTTCAGCGGGCGACAGCAAGGTCCGCGCCACAGGCCTGGGGGGCTACTGGACTCACTACGGTCCTGCCGGCTGGTACCTGGATGGCGTGCTGCAATTCAACCACTTCGATATCCAGGCTCACCCGCAAGACCTGCCACGCTTCAACACCAAAGGCAAAGGCATCACCGCTTCGTTGGAGGCCGGTTACCCATTCAAGCTGAACAAGGACGAATCACTGAAGATCGAACCGCAAGCGCAAGTGATCGTCACCAAAGTCAAGATCGATGATGCTCACGACGCGGGTGCTAACGTGCGCTTCGAAGATGTCGACTCGCTGACCGGGCGCCTGGGAGTACGGATCGACAAGGACATGTTCCGTGAGGACGACAAGGGCAAACTGCACCGTACCAACGTCTGGGTTCGCCCAAGCATCTGGCACGAGTTCAAGGGCCAGCCGAAAACCGAGTTCTCCTCCAACGATGGTTTTGTACCTTTTACCACTGACATGGGCGGTACTTGGACGGAGGTGAACCTGGGCGTGGACTATCAAGTCAGCGAGAAAACCACGATCCACGTCAACGCCGGCTATGAGAAAGGCCTGGATAACGACAGCCACGGCTACGAAGGGATGCTGGGGATCAAGGTCAAGTTCTAG